The region TTAGATAGGATGATTCAGTACCACTTATCAAACAAAGAAATAATACAAGGATACAAGAATCTTCACTAGACCACATTTGGTTCACAAACTGCCGTTCCAGGGAACATAGTATGCTAACCTAAAGTTGTTAAGTGATGGCTTCGAATGGGAACACAATTGGCACAAACTCAGCATTTGAACTTAATGATCTAGGTGTATCGGAGTGAAAGCAGAAAATGATGCACTTTACCAGTGTACTAAGGATTTGAGCACTTGAACAATTAGCTTTTACTACTTTCAGCAAAGCAGGCATTGTGTAGATCATAAGTTTACAAGGCATTCGGTAATCTTGGTTCGCTTATTCACATCAAGCACAAAATGTGGAGGTAAAATTCAGCATGACAACATTAAGAATTGAATCAAGCAAATAGCAATTTCACAAGATTGATTTGAGGATGTATTAATCATGTTCAGTAAgggtcatgaaacagctcaccAGGCTTTCCTAATGTAGCATGCGCTTGATCACTCTCTAACTTTCTGCAAACTGCAGCTCTTCTCCTTTTGCTTTTCTATCCTTATGCAGGCTCCAGCTTATCTCTTCCTCGTGTGTGTCCATTGCTTCTCCTCATCACAGTGCTCTGAATCCACCAGGGTCCCAAGGAACATCATCTCGAACTTGGTCAGCTCAAAGTGAATGGTGCACAAGCGTAAACCTGCAAGAACACTAGACAAACAAGCCAATACAAGTGATAGGGACAATGCCCCCTAAGGAATCAATAGAGTACCCTATCATATAAGCATATCATAAACAGATATCCTTAATAAATCAAATGGTGCACAGGCAGTATTAATGGTATGAGATACCTTGTGGAGAAAGCTGAGATCATACCTGAGATAGTTAGGGAGAAGTTTTAGGACTACCTCAATGTAAGATGCCATGGAATGCATTGTAGTGGAAACTTCCACAGGGTTCGTTTCAACAAATGAAATAATAGATCTTAGCTCCTTGACATCTGAAGCTGCCACACTATAATCACAATGAAGATCCCCATCTCAGGCTAAGTGTTGAGGAATCAATGTGGCTAACATCATCGAAGGCAAACTTCTCCATATCTGGTTCTAGCAGCACATGTATCTACTAAAGGTGACTCCTCAGCATCAATAGAAACTGACTGCAGCTCTGGATCATCCATGAAAGGATCATGAAAATGAAAAATTAAATCTCCATCACTAGTGCCCCTATTATCTGTAGTATTTGTGTCAACTAGAAGGGTATCATCATCGTCAAAGATAATCCATGCAAGCTCAATCTTGTCACAGTGAGAAAGTGGTTCAGGCTTTTGTGTAAGAATTGGTTGCTGAGGTGAAGTAATTTGCTGCAAGCAAACCAATGAATCTGATTTGGGCTTCTGATTGTGTCACTGAAGTTGGTGGAAAGCCATGTTCTCAATTAGCAGAAAAGCATCATCAAGTGTCTTGTTTGTAATATATCCACCAGCTAGCATATCTACATTGGATTGAGTGTCCAAAGTCAATCCGCTAGAATATATATGTAGGTCTAACCATTTCTCTAACCCATGATTAGGACATTTCCTGAATAAAGCCTTCTCTCTCCCAAGCATCATACAAGCTCACGCCTTCACGCTGAACGAAGTTGAAGATCCCATTTCGAATCGCGGACTGCTTATGTAATGGGAAATATTTATCCAAGAAAGCTTGTGATATCTCATTCCAACTGTATGACCTTGATGGCAAGGATGATACCAAGCACGAGCATCATCTCGTAGAGAGAATGTGAACAACATGCACTTGATAGCATCTTGAGGAACTCCATGTTACTTTACTGTATCTGAATACTCCATGACTTGGTGTAGAGGACGCCTGGTTACTTCTTTTCTTCACGCTAGGTCCTTTGACGTATTGATGCAGCAGAAGCACTTCATCTCCTGATCCTTTTTAGAAGAATTTTGTGCCTTGTCGCATTGTTCTGCAACATACTTCAGAGAATGTAAAACTGTGCATTTGGACATATTAATCATTGTAGCATTCAATAATAACAAATATATTATGATAGGAGTGCAAGTAAATGGCACAAAAATGATGAGAAAACAGTGTAAAGATGATGCTCAGCACTAAAATTAGGAAAGGGATGTTCTCCTGGTTACGATACAGACTGCTGATTGTCTTTGTTGCCCCACCTCAGACAAACGGACAACGAGCACACCTCAGAACCTGCAACCTACAAACAGAGGAATGCTTGATTTTTCTTGTAAATTAGATCATCAAATAAACTACTACAGAAATTTTTTTAGAACAATCGACCTGAACTATATTGCAGGAAAGGTAGAAGCAGTCTTAAATTATCTAATATTGTTTTTACTGATCTACTATTGGTCAGACAGATTGTCAGCTACTACAAAAAAAAAAAACAATGCTAGCCTGGTCTTGTCTCTTCTGCACTGGCCACCAGTCCCCCCAAATTGCTGACACTGTTTCGGTACTCGCTTAAATCAATGTAGTCGGGCCCCTTTTAAAAGAGTTTCAGTTTTTGTCAAACTTTATCATCCCATCTTTCttactccctccgccccataatataagatgttattccAACCAATATAATATCTTATATTATAGGGCCGAGGGAGTACCCTATAGATAAACAAGTATGTACATAGCAtccatacaacaacaacaacaacaacaacaacaacaacaacaagaacaataacaaagcctttagtcccaaacaagttggggtaggctagagctgaaacctaatagatctcgcaaccaacttatGGTTTTGGCTCATCCATCCCATTGAAAAATTGTAAAATTTTCAATCTCCTCGAAGACAACTAAGGATACATGGTTCTGGCACAACCAAGGATACATGGTAATCAAATAAGCAGACAGTCTATGACATCTAACTTTAGGGAAAGTTTAGAAGAATCTTCACTTTCGTCCACGGAAGGCCATAACAATTTGGatataacagaaaaaaaaatacaaATCTTGAAAGGAACAGAATTACCTTGATAGCAGACGTTCAACCCCTGCTTGCCTGACTCGGTTTAAAAATGTTTTGCTGCCCCCTATTAGTCTATGTAATGAAATATGTCCAGATGGAGCCACAAAGTTCACTACCTTGATGCCGCACCTGGCATTTTGACCAGCTGTGTTGTCTTTTCCATCCTCAGAAACTAAATGTCTCACATGATTGCCAAGCTGCCCAGAGAATAGAAAAAAATAAAGTTAGCTTCACGGCACAATATATTCATAATGAGGCCCCAAGAGCTACAAACAATTCAAATCTCGCTTTGTTGGTTCGTGTGAGCTTGTTAGAGTGTCTTGCAATACCTAGGTGGACcataaaagaagaaaaacaaaagcatTTTTTTGGTGTTCAGCAGAACTGCAAAACTAATAACTGGGCAACGGAAGAAGTGATGTCACTTCAAATTCAAGGCAACCGCCCCATCATATTGGCAACATACCAAATAATCAAGTTGACATTACTACCGTACATAATTTGGTACTGGTACTGCTACAAAAATTGTATCGGGTGGCCATGTTTACCTAGGTGAGGCACGGTGGAGGGGAGATGGGTGATGTTTAGCTAGCTAGGTGGAGAGGAGAAGGATGCGCTGCCGTCCCTTGCTCTCCTCGTCCGCGCGCTGCCGCTGGTGGACGGCCTGGGGAAGAGGAGCAACGACGAAATGAGCGCACAGGGAGGGACCACAAGTTGGGCGTCGTCAACCTAGGGGCTGACGGCGTCTTCAGATGTGTAGGTCCGTCCGTCCGCCCGTCAGCTAGCTATATATCCAATGGCAGCCTGGACTCCTGCGTCCTGTTCGGGGGGTGTTAGAGGATCTCACGGAGCGCATCAATCGGCCCAGACGGCGGCACCGCGTGGTTCAGCAGCGGCTCCCCCGCAGTTGCTTCCTTGCGTTCTGGTGACTTCATACCTCGCCAGCGAAGAAGCACGGCGACCTGGTGGACTTGCCCGGAGAAgcagagcaccgccgccgccgcgtgtATGGCAATCTGCTTCTCCGTGCGTCGTTCGCGAGCACGGACCCCGGATGGATAGGTGTGCCGCGACGCGGAGGGGCGCCCAGCCGTGTGTCGAGGTTGCCACTAGAGATGTTCCCGACGAGGAACACCTTGCGGAGGAGCCCTGCCCAGGTGTGTCGAGGTTGCCACTAGAGATGTTCCCGACGAGGAACACCTTGCGGAGGAGCTCGGCCTAAGCCGTCGGACATGGTGAATTCGTGATGGCCCGACCGCGCGACGATATGGCATCTGCCTCACGTGTTCGAGCCACCTCGGGTAAGAACACATGGGCATGGCGACGAGGGAGGAAACTCCTCTTCGGCGTGCACAACACAGCGGCCTTCTCTGGTGTCTGTGCCTCCCCGGCTCAACCTCAACTTGGACGCGCAGCTCACTATGGGCGCGATGCACAGGGGAGGACGCCATTCCTCACTATAACGACGAGGACGAGGTTGCAGTCCTGGACGCCGTCGCCCCCCGCCTGGCGGCCGAGGAGGACGGATGGTCCAGCGCTACGGAACCACGAGCAGGATAGAGTCCAAGCTACTGTCGGGTGATGGCGTCGAGACGGAAAAAACGAGAGAAAACCAATGAAGAAAAAACCAGAAACAATGCAGTCGGCCCATACCTTTGAAAAATTCAGAATGCGCAAGGGTTCATTCAGCACACTCAAAAAGAGACCAGTGTTCCTCTTTGTTTAAGCATAAGCATGATGAGTGTATTACACATCACTTCAGATTAAGAATGCCATTTCGTTTTCAGTTTTGCAGTGTTCATCCATCACAACACCTGAGTGTGCTCAAAATTTCAATCCCAAACTAGGCATCATATTTGAATTACCTTGACAACAGCATACAATGTTAGATCGCAGAGAAGATGACATACATAAAGCAGTGAAATGAAAAACAAACATACATACATAACTAGGTAATTCATACAAGTAGCACTAGTAATGAGCATGACACACCAGATGGAGTGCACCTGAAATCCTCAATGTAGCTTAACATGATTGTAATGGTGACAACTTGTTGATGAAATCCTCACAGAGTCCGGCTTCCATAGCAAATTATGTTGCCGGTATCAGATTCAGCCACTGAACCTGCTGCCTCCATCCCTCCCTCAAGTTCCAGAGTTTGAAACCCAAATGCAAATGTTACATATGACAACAGTCCCAATAACCCCATTCTCAAAGCATAAATAAAGCAATGGAATACGCATATCAATCTAAAGAACTGCATTCATCAACTTGAAACAAGACAAATACTAAAATCCTTTCTTTCACAAATTTCCATTAACCAACAGCTTGCAATTCCATCCACCAATGACATGACATTCCCATAGTAAAGCTACAGCATAGGCACACGCACCCCAAACAACAATTGCAATTAACAACTCATGTTTAAAGCTACAGCATAGGCACACGCACCCCAAACAACAATTGCAATTAACAACTCATGTTTAAAGCTACAGCATAGCCACACGCACCTCTAACAACAATTGCAATTAACAAGCCATGTTTAAAGCTACAGCATAGCCACACACACCCCAAACAACAATTGCAATTAACAAGCCATGTTTAAAGCTAAGCATAGCCACACGCACCCCAAACAACAATTGCAATTAACAAGCCATGTTTAAAGCTACAGCATAGGCACATGCACCCCTAACAACAATTGCAATTAACAAGCCATGTCCAGCAGGCTAACCATCAGAAGCTAGCTCAATTACACTGTGATCATTTCTCAGTTCAAAACCAAAGTAATCTGTGGCACCTTGCAAATTGTGGCGAGCTTTGTATCAACCATGATTCAAACTAAGCGAGCTTTGTAAACACAGATATAGGCCGTGTGCTTGTCTTGATCTGATAAGAGAAACAGATGCAGTTTTAGATAAGTCGGCCAGTTTAATGAAGTTACATCAACACACAGTTTAGATAACTTACAAACATCAAATAATCTTAACCGCAGTTTAGTAATAATCAGTATATCTATACTGACCAGAAAACATTTTAGCCACACTCACCGCTGCCACCACATAGGCTCAGAACCTCACTTTCGTCATGTAGCGATGTAACATGATCATTGAACTGTATCCAGCGTCCTGAATGGCAACATATAATAATCATTATATATATACTGACCAGAAAACATTTAATTCTAAATTTCTAACAGATTTAGATTTAAGATTAATCTGGCCTGACCACTTTGGTGCTTGACCCAGTCAACATAGTGCCCAAAAAGTGCGCTCCGGCCCTGATGTGTCAGGACAGCCACTAAATCGTATATCGCAGTTAATGCTTTCTCAGGTTTTGAAGAATCAACTGCATATAACAAACAACGGTGCAGCTTATTTTGAGTTCGTCAGGCAGCATTAGCAGCAAGTTTGATATCTTGTTGTAGGGGGTGAGAACATCAGAGCACAATGTTGTTAATTGCTGGAAGCTAGAAAGAAGATTTCTGCTAAATAGGAACATAATACAAATTACTAACCATGATCAACATCCATGCTGGAATGTTCCAGAGCCTGAAACAACATGCACACATTCCATCAAGACATTGTCGAACTAAAGCAAATGAGTATGTTTAACTAGCCTCTGTGACAAAACATTAATATCATTATTTCTTGTCAGTTCTTAATAATTAAGACCTCTGACAAAAGATTGATGTGCTTCTAAACCAAACTTCCTAATTGTGCATTTATCACAGAGTCTTCATATGCAAATTGAATGTCCTGAACATTAAAAGAGAATGCTACCTTGCACGACAGAGCTGGAAAATCAAGATTTGAACATAAGTTACCTGTATAGAAGCTTGAATCTTTTGCTTTAGTTCAATAGAGCATAAGTCATGCATATCCAGTTCAGTTGGAAATTCGACTTTCTGGAAGGAGCAAAAATAGTAAAGAAAAACACTCCAGGAAGGCATAAGTTGCTTATAAGAGATGTAAGAGTGAAATAACAAAGTTAGCATACCTGGAAAATCTTGATGGGGCTTTGTGCTGTATTTTGCCAATCTAACCTCGGTAGTCGTACTGTTAGATatctgaaagggaagaatctggaatGTTATTTGTAAACAAAGAAAGCATGTAATTACGCATGGAAATACTTCATTATCTTGCCTTGGTAACTGATTTATGTATGCCTCATTTATATGAATAGCATCGCGTTGCAACGATGGAGAATGCTTCGTGACTTCAGTACGCATACCCTGTTGAAAACATGAAGAATCAAGATCCGCATAAAAAATAACTATCCTAGGAGTATGGGCATTAATAATGAACTTCCCGATGTCAAAACTAAAAGGTGTTCAATTATAAACGGAATGTCACTTACACGCTTCAGTCCTTGTTGGATATTTTGTATATCATTTGCTAAAGTACACGTCAGGATATAACTTGAATCTGGCTTGGAGCCAGTTTCGCCACTTTCTACACAATTTGTCCTGCAATATAGTAGTGACCACATATCGATGCTTAATTCctgtatgatgcaactagaagtagATGCAATGAACTTAGAACATTATTATCTTCGTTATGAACAATTAACTTCTGTACAAATAAATAATCTAGCTGCACTATTACAATATAAAAAATGAGCATCCTTTGCTGATATAAGAGGTAGAGAATAAACACCAACTGACACTTGGTATAAAAGTCAACTTGTGGAAATGTCGTATCATCAAGATTTAGGATGGACCAAGTCTGATTCTCTATATTCTTCGAAGCTCCAAATATGCAGAAGAAATCATAGCTTTCTTTTATTTACAAAACTAGCATAGTCGCATAGGATAGGTCCATAGCATAAGAGAAACAATACCAACAGCCTAAGAAAAAAAGAACATATACAGGCATATGATACAAAAACAgccgtgtgtgtgagagagagaaccTCGTCACACAATCAATCTGAAACATTTTGTTCATCCAGTCAGTGGTAGGCTCACTACAAAAAAGGTAAAATAATATTCAATATAGTACATATTACACACCACAAGTAAAAATGATAAGGTGCTGCTCAAAAGGGAAAATGTATTTCTGTTCCACAAGTGTTTTTTTACCTACCTAAATACATGCAGTGCTATGAATGAATACAAAATTGATGTTTTGTTAGTAAAAACTGCACAAATTACCTTCCTTTTGATGGAAGAGTTGCTGACAATGTTTCAAGAAACAGTGACCAGAACTCTTGTGCATCCTGCAAGTAACATGGTTTATCATTTAGCATATAAATTTAGTGCATATAACATATGCAATCAGAACAAACCTGCTGCATGTATGCACCTTCATGCCGTTCAGAAAACTGAGGATGAGCTGTCAATAGCATCTACAAATATTACACAGGATTTTTTTTTTATAGAATTCAGAATGCCCCAACCAATATCTCTAATAGGATTCAGGAAAGCTGATCTCTAACCTCAAAGAATTGTTCAGTTTTTACTGGTCCATCACTTTGATCAAGCCTCAGAAAAATGTCCCGGGCTGCAAGGGTCAAATTATGGTGTGCACCATCAACCGAAGCACCCTCCGCATTATCAGGGTAACTGCATGAATAAATGAGGATGAGACAACAAATATTCACGCGAATTAGTACATNNNNNNNNNNNNNNNNNNNNNNNNNNNNNNNNNNNNNNNNNNNNNNNNNNNNNNNNNNNNNNNNNNNNNNNNNNNNNNNNNNNNNNNNNNNNNNNNNNNNNNNNNNNNNNNNNNNNNNNNNNNNNNNNNNNNNNNNNNNNNNNNNNNNNNNNNNNNNNNNNNNNNNNNNNNNNNNNNNNNNNNNNNNNNNNNNNNNNNNNNNNNNNNNNNNNNNNNNNNNNNNNNNNNNNNNNNNNNNNNNNNNNNNNNNNNNNNNNNNNNNNNNNNNNNNNNNNNNNNNNNNNNNNNNNNNNNNNNNNNNNNNNNNNNNNNNNNNNNNNNNNNNNNNNNNNNNNNNNNNNNNNNNNNNNNNNNNNNNNNNNNNNNNNNNNNNNNNNNNNNNNNNNNNNNNNNNNNNNNNNNNNNNNNNNNNNNGGGGGGGACCTTTTGATCGCTTCCTTAAGCTCCGGAATAGCACGTAGACATTGTAATGTCGAATTCATGTAGCACGTTACGCCGTGCAGGTTGCGAAGACCAGAATAATGTCCCTGGAAATAAAGAGCAACCTTGAAGTCAGGCATAAATAGAGTACCCAAAACAATAGCACATGGTATACTCTGAGCATCCTTTCCCAGAATCATATATTGGTATGAAGCTGTTTTATTGACAAATATTGAATTTTTTATACATTCCATATGACAGTGATGAGAGTCAAAGTTTGACTAATCACATACTCTTATGTGACATGAGAACTAGTTGTAGAGTGATTTCCTACTTGTGGGAACCTACTAAGGATAGAGAATTTACAAGCTTGAGATTTCAAGAGTCTAATGGAAGCTGATTACTGACATTGAAGAGCTGCTTATGTTTCATTGGCTGAGGCCTTCGATCAACCGTCATGTAAGAGTTACAATCAAGCAG is a window of Triticum dicoccoides isolate Atlit2015 ecotype Zavitan chromosome 2B, WEW_v2.0, whole genome shotgun sequence DNA encoding:
- the LOC119360798 gene encoding ubiquitin carboxyl-terminal hydrolase 7-like, whose amino-acid sequence is MLLTAHPQFSERHEGAYMQQDAQEFWSLFLETLSATLPSKGSEPTTDWMNKMFQIDCVTRTNCVESGETGSKPDSSYILTCTLANDIQNIQQGLKRGMRTEVTKHSPSLQRDAIHINEAYINQLPRYLTVRLPRLDWQNTAQSPIKIFQKVEFPTELDMHDLCSIELKQKIQASIQALEHSSMDVDHVDSSKPEKALTAIYDLVAVLTHQGRSALFGHYVDWVKHQSGRWIQFNDHVTSLHDESEVLSLCGGSDQDKHTAYICVYKARLV